The window AAGAGTCTGTGGCTTGTTTTATTTAATGGCTGTAGTATTTATGAATGAACGATTCTTAAATGGCAAAAGCTAAATGAAACCTACACAGGGGGATTTTAGCATATGGATACTATAAGACCAAAAAAAATAGTGACGAGAAGAACAACCCATCCAGATACAAATGAAGTGATAAATTCAGCAGAAATCGGTAAACTTTGGGCTACTTACATGGGGAATAGTATGTCCAAATACGTCTTAAGGTATTTTCTTCAGCATGTCGATGATGAAGAAATAAAAAAGGTTTTAGAAAACGCGCTCAATTTAAGTGAAGATTTTCTAAAAACAATTGAAGAAATACTAGTTAATGACCAACATCCAATTCCATTTGGATTTACTGAAGGAGATGTAAATCTGGATGCTCCGAGGTTATTTTCTGATGAATTTTACCTTCATTATTTAAAATATGCGGGAAAAGCAGGGCTCAGCCTCTATGCAATAGCCGTCCCGTTAATGGCGAGAGTAGATATTAGAGATTTTTTTACCTATGTAATTGAAGCGACTGTAACACTGGGAAATCAAATAAACGATTTATTAATCACCAAGGGCTTCTTATCAAAACCACCGAATATCCCGATCCAGGATAAGGTGGATTTTGTAAAAAAACAAAGTTATTTAACCGGATTTTTGGGGAATGTGAGATCACTCCATGCTTTGGAAATTGCCCATTTGTACGATAATATCGAAAACAATACCACTAGCAAGGCTTTATTAATTGGATTTGGTCAAGTAGCCAAATCGGAAAAGTTACGAAAATATTTATGGAAGGGAAAAGATATGACTGCCAACCACATTGAGCTTTGCTCGCAGAAACTGACGAAAGAGGATTTACCCTCTTCGCCCCTTTTGGATACACTCGTGACAACTTCAACATTTTCTCCCTTTTCAGATAAATTAATGTTGTTTCATAAAGTAGACATGTTCTCAATACGGATCAGTGCCTATGGAAATTCAATGGCTGTTAACGGAAGACATGACATCGGGGCTATGTACGGTAAATTTCTATTGGAAGTAGGGTTATATGTTAATGAAGGAGCACAATTAATGATTGATAACGGCTGGTTTGAACAACCACCAAAAGCAGCGGATCGAAATGACATAGGCACAACCTAGCATCGTCAAGCACTTGAAATAATTTAAGTGCTTTTATTTTTGAAAATCAAAAAAATAAGGTCCAAAAATTCCTTATTGAGTGAATTTGAGGATTATATTCTAAAATAACTGCATATTTCCAATAAATCGACAAATAAATCATAATTATTGAACAAGTGACTAAAAGACTGATGTATAATAAAGGCAGAAAATAGAAGGATGTTAAAGATTTTAATGCGAATCAACTGCTTGAGGAGAAACAGTAGTAGATTGGTTGTTATATTAGGAGGGTTGGTTGATCTTGGTAAATCGTGAAGTACCTTTGAGAGAAAGAAGTATTGTATTTATAGGGTTCATGGGGGTTGGAAAAACCACTATAGGCAAACTGGTAGCCAAAAAACTTTATCGAGATTTTATCGATATCGATGAAGAAATTCAAAAAGAATATAATATGCCGGTTTCACAAATTTTTGAAAAGATCGGTGAAAAGGCTTTTCGGGAAAGAGAAAAGAGTCTCATCACAAGTTTGTGTGACCAAAAATTGAAAATCCTATCACTAGGTGGTGGTGCATTTTTACAAGAAGAAATCAAAAAAGTATGTTTGTCTAAATGTATTGTTTTCTTTTTGGATTTGTCTTGGGAGAGTTGGAAGGACCGGATCAGCTTGATTATTGATAGCCGTCCAGTATTACAGGGGAAATCTATTGATGAAATTGAAGAGCTTTTTAATAAAAGACAAGAAATCTATGCGGTACACCATTCAAAAGTGGAAACTGATAACCATGATGTTGAAGAAGTAGCACAATTTATAGTCGATTCCTTAAAGTTGGCCTGGGAGTTAAATTAAACATCATACATATGTTATAACCATATGTGCACATAAAACGTAACATATTGAAAATTGTTCAAAAAGCTTTGGATAAGATGTGAACAAAAAAATCACCATAAACGCTATCTTTTTAAGGAATAATTGTCACTACAGTCATTAGGTAGGATGATTATTTCTTTTTTTATATATATAGTTTTTTTCTATGAATTTAACGTAAAATATTAATTAGACTTTGAAATTAAGTCATTGCATAATGAGATTGTAATATATTTCACAAAGTATTTTATTGGATGCAAAATAATGTTTTTTTTATTTAAATCGCAAAGGGTGAATATCATGACGGGTACATTAACAATAAAAAATATGACGATTGGCGAAGGAATCCCCAAAATTATCGTGCCACTTGTTGGAGTATCAGAAGCAGAAATTATCCAAGAGGCAGAATTAGTGAAGTCTCTTCAGCCCGACGTTGTGGAATGGCGTGTCGATATTTATGAACACGTTGAAAGCTTAGAAGCCGTTACAAATATGATAACTAAGCTTCGCGAAGTATTTTCTGAAACACTCATATTATTTACTTTCAGAAGTCATAAAGAAGGCGGAAACAAAGAAATAAGCGATCAGTTTTATGTAGAGTTAAATCAAACAGCAATCCAAACGAAAAATATTGATCTAGTTGATGTTGAATTATTTAATGAAGAAAAGAATGTTATATCGCTTGTTTCGGCTGCTAAAGAAAACGGTGTTTTTGTCATTATGTCAAATCACGACTTTTTCAAGACCCCGGCAAAGGATGAAATTGTAAGTAGACTACGCAAAATGCAAGAGTATGGAGCAGATATTCCGAAAATTGCAGTAATGCCAACTAGTGTAGAAGATGTGATTACATTAATGGACGCAACAAACACAATGAAAACACAATATGCTGATCGCCCAATCATTACGATGTCGATGGCAGGTACTGGTGTAATTAGTCGTTTGGCTGGCGAATTTTTTGGTTCGGCATTCACGTTTGGAGCAGGTAAGTCAGCTTCAGCTCCAGGTCAAATTCCAGTTTCAGATTTAAGAACGGTTCTCGAAATTTTACACAAAAGTATGTAATTTTTGATGAGGGAGGACAGTGGAATCTATTAAAAAAGCGGCTATCCTCTCTTTAATAGCTGGAAATGATAAGGTCGAATTCTCGGTTGTTGTCTTATATAATCCTCTATAATCCATAGATAAAAACTATCAATAAATATGTTTTATTCGATTAGACATTATAGATTTCTATCCCTTATACTCAAGGTGTCAAGACGACAACAATCAGAATTACTTAAATTCCCCCCCATAGTGAGTGATAGAAAAATAATTCACTTTGGATATGAATGTGAAATCATTCACAAAACATGCTTAACTTAAGAAAACTAGGAGGAACTATCATGGCAGATCTTGGACGTATTGATGGAAGAACAAAATTACTAGGACTTCTTGCTACACCGATTGGACACTCTTTATCACCGGCAATGCATAACATGTCTCTAAGAAAATTAGGTCTAAATTACGCATACATGGCTTTCGAGGTTGGTAATGCGCAACTTGCCGATGTAGTAACGGGAATGCGGGCTCTAAATGTAAGAGGATTTAACGTTTCCATGCCAAACAAAACAAAAATTCTTCCACTACTGGATGAACTTTCACCGGCTGCTCAGTTTGCAGGCGCAGTTAACACAGTAGTAAACGAAGACGGCAAGTTAATTGGTCACATTACAGATGGTACTGGGTATATGCGTGGTTTAAAAGAAGCTGGCATTGATGTAATAGGGAAGAAAATCACCTTACTTGGAGCAGGCGGAGCAGCAACAGCCATTGCCATCCAAGCTGCACTAGACGGCGTAGCTGAGATTTCGATCTTTAACCGTGATGATGAATTTTTTGCAAGAGCAGAAAAAAATGTCCAGATCATCAATGAAGAAATAAAAGGAATTAATTGTAAGGCAACTGTTTATCGCCTTGAAGACGTTGAAACATTAAAAGCAGAAATTGCCAGCAGTGATATCTTAACGAATGCAACAGGTGTTGGCATGAAACCTTTAGAGGGTGAAAGCCTGATTCAAGACGCATCATGGCTTAGACCTGAATTAATCGTATCAGATGTTGTGTATATCCCACGTAAAACTAAGTTGTTAGCAATGGCTGAAACAGTTGGCTGCCAAACACTTAACGGCCTAGGTATGATGCTGTGGCAGGGAGCTAAAGCGTTCGAGATTTGGACAGGACAAGAAATGCCAGTTGAATATGTCAAAGAGCAAATGTTTTAAACAATGGCTCTGTTAAACTAGAATGTTGATTTCCGTTCCAGGCGCTTCGCGCACCTTAGGGGCGGGCGGTGAGCCTCCTCGGCGCTAAAGCGCCTGCGGGGTCTCACCTGTCCCGCTGCTCCCGCAGGAGTCTTCGCGCCTTCCACTCCAATCAACATTGTTCAAAAAATCAACATTAAGCTTTAACACAGCCTAAACAATAAGGTTTTTTTGCAAAATTTTCTTGTGAAAAGTATCACGAGGGAATTTGAAATTATAGAGTAATTTATTCGCAACACCCCGATTTAGAGGGGAGCCATACTTCCCTCTGGATTAAAGCTAGTCTGCAATTATAACTATTTTATCCTAATAAAAAATGAAAAGGGAGTTGTACCACCATGAAAAACAGGTACTTACCAACGGCAATCGTTCTTTATATAAACTATTTTGTACATGGAATGGGCGCCATTATCTTAGCCCAAAATATGAAATTTTTAACGGGTCAGTTACACACAGATAATGCAGGAGTAGCTTACGTCATCTCCGCTTTAGGGATCGGCCGCTTAATTGCATTGTTTGTATCAGGTGCATTATCTGATAAATTCGGTCGAAAGCCGTTTGTTGCTATAGGTATGGGTGTATATGCAGTTTTCTTTGTTGGAATTTTATTCAGCCCTAGTGTTGAAGTGGCCTTCATCTTTGCGATTATGGCTGGTATCGCCAACTCTCTCTTAGATTCAGGAACATATCCGGCACTAATGGAGTCATTCCCTAAGACAGCAGGAACAGCTAACGTCATCATCAAAGCCTTTATTTCAGGAGGACAATTTGCGCTTCCGATGATTATCGGTTTTATCATTAACCATGATATGTATTATGGTATTTCGTTCTTAATCCCAGTGGCTATATTTATCCTAAATGGGATTTTCCTTACTAAGATGCCTTTCCCAAGTCATATAAAAGATGGCAATAGTAAGGACAGTGCAAGCACTGAAACTATTTTTGCATCCAAACCAAAATTTTGGATAGAAGGCTTGTGCATCATTCTAATTGGTTATACTGCAACAGCAACATTCTATCTCATCCAAGTTTGGTTACCAACCTACGGACAAGATGTAGTTGGTATGGCCGAAGTAACGGCGCTTAAATTGATTAGTTATTACAGCTTAGGATCACTAGCATCTGTTTTCCTTACCTCTTATCTTGTAAAGAGCCTAGTTAAACCAGTGACAATCGTGTTCATCTATCCATTAATTTCATTTATTACTTTGATTGCTATTTGGCAAATCCAAACACCAACAATGGTTGTGATTGGTGCGGCAGTTATTGGTTTCTCTGCAGCAGGTGGAGTTCTTCAATTAGCATTAACTGTTATGACTGAATTCTTTAATCAAAGCAAGGGTAAAATTACGGGTATCGTTTATACAGCATCAAGTTTAGCATCTTTTACAATTCCTGTTGTTACAGGTATCATTTCAAGAACTAGTGTTGAAAACATCATTGTTTTTGATGCAGGAATTGCCTTTGTAGGGACATTATTAGCGATTGTAGTAAACGTGAGATATCGTAAAGTTTTTAAAAAGGAAACTAACCAAGTTAAGATGAGCGCTTAATATTTTCCTAATTAACTTAAGAATATTAGGTTAGGTGAGGCACTTTTAGTCTACGAGATGGGTCAGACCAAAAGTGCCTCATTAGCTTTTACATAACCTTGCTCACTTATTCACAAAATGAATCTAAAAATGATAATGTTGGATTTTCAAAAAGAACTTTATTGCTATTCTGTGTCTGGGCTAGCTAAATTCACAGAGATGTAATTTTGATGATTATTTTAACAAGGATTATGATATAAAATGCTTGATATGTTATATATAGTATTGTGGTTTTTATCACATAATATTGTATATAAATTTGAATGATTTGTAGTAAAACTAATCCTAAGATGGTGGTAGTAATTAAATTGGACTTAAAGGAGAACGTGGCTATGAGGGGAAATAAATATATCGGCACTGTTTCAAGTCTGTACCTTAATTATTTTGTTTACGGTATGGTTAATATAATTTTAGCTTCTCATATGTCTTTTTTGACTGAGCAATTAAATACAGATAAATCGGGTGTGAGTTTTCTAGTCGCAGCCATTGGAATGGGCCGTTTATT of the Bacillus sp. 1NLA3E genome contains:
- a CDS encoding DUF3231 family protein; its protein translation is MDTIRPKKIVTRRTTHPDTNEVINSAEIGKLWATYMGNSMSKYVLRYFLQHVDDEEIKKVLENALNLSEDFLKTIEEILVNDQHPIPFGFTEGDVNLDAPRLFSDEFYLHYLKYAGKAGLSLYAIAVPLMARVDIRDFFTYVIEATVTLGNQINDLLITKGFLSKPPNIPIQDKVDFVKKQSYLTGFLGNVRSLHALEIAHLYDNIENNTTSKALLIGFGQVAKSEKLRKYLWKGKDMTANHIELCSQKLTKEDLPSSPLLDTLVTTSTFSPFSDKLMLFHKVDMFSIRISAYGNSMAVNGRHDIGAMYGKFLLEVGLYVNEGAQLMIDNGWFEQPPKAADRNDIGTT
- a CDS encoding shikimate kinase, with protein sequence MLVNREVPLRERSIVFIGFMGVGKTTIGKLVAKKLYRDFIDIDEEIQKEYNMPVSQIFEKIGEKAFREREKSLITSLCDQKLKILSLGGGAFLQEEIKKVCLSKCIVFFLDLSWESWKDRISLIIDSRPVLQGKSIDEIEELFNKRQEIYAVHHSKVETDNHDVEEVAQFIVDSLKLAWELN
- the aroD gene encoding type I 3-dehydroquinate dehydratase — encoded protein: MFFLFKSQRVNIMTGTLTIKNMTIGEGIPKIIVPLVGVSEAEIIQEAELVKSLQPDVVEWRVDIYEHVESLEAVTNMITKLREVFSETLILFTFRSHKEGGNKEISDQFYVELNQTAIQTKNIDLVDVELFNEEKNVISLVSAAKENGVFVIMSNHDFFKTPAKDEIVSRLRKMQEYGADIPKIAVMPTSVEDVITLMDATNTMKTQYADRPIITMSMAGTGVISRLAGEFFGSAFTFGAGKSASAPGQIPVSDLRTVLEILHKSM
- a CDS encoding shikimate dehydrogenase, giving the protein MADLGRIDGRTKLLGLLATPIGHSLSPAMHNMSLRKLGLNYAYMAFEVGNAQLADVVTGMRALNVRGFNVSMPNKTKILPLLDELSPAAQFAGAVNTVVNEDGKLIGHITDGTGYMRGLKEAGIDVIGKKITLLGAGGAATAIAIQAALDGVAEISIFNRDDEFFARAEKNVQIINEEIKGINCKATVYRLEDVETLKAEIASSDILTNATGVGMKPLEGESLIQDASWLRPELIVSDVVYIPRKTKLLAMAETVGCQTLNGLGMMLWQGAKAFEIWTGQEMPVEYVKEQMF
- a CDS encoding MFS transporter, with amino-acid sequence MKNRYLPTAIVLYINYFVHGMGAIILAQNMKFLTGQLHTDNAGVAYVISALGIGRLIALFVSGALSDKFGRKPFVAIGMGVYAVFFVGILFSPSVEVAFIFAIMAGIANSLLDSGTYPALMESFPKTAGTANVIIKAFISGGQFALPMIIGFIINHDMYYGISFLIPVAIFILNGIFLTKMPFPSHIKDGNSKDSASTETIFASKPKFWIEGLCIILIGYTATATFYLIQVWLPTYGQDVVGMAEVTALKLISYYSLGSLASVFLTSYLVKSLVKPVTIVFIYPLISFITLIAIWQIQTPTMVVIGAAVIGFSAAGGVLQLALTVMTEFFNQSKGKITGIVYTASSLASFTIPVVTGIISRTSVENIIVFDAGIAFVGTLLAIVVNVRYRKVFKKETNQVKMSA